Proteins co-encoded in one Candidatus Peregrinibacteria bacterium genomic window:
- a CDS encoding type II toxin-antitoxin system Phd/YefM family antitoxin — translation MKTIISAKDAKNKFGELLDTALGQPVTISKHGRAVVVLISQAEYERLKMFEDEYWLEHALKVKKTEYLGTEASEKFLSELMNAKN, via the coding sequence ATGAAAACTATTATTTCCGCAAAAGATGCGAAAAATAAATTTGGAGAACTCCTAGACACTGCACTTGGACAACCCGTAACAATTTCAAAACACGGTCGTGCCGTCGTTGTTCTTATCTCTCAAGCTGAATATGAGCGGCTTAAGATGTTTGAAGATGAATACTGGTTAGAACACGCTTTAAAAGTAAAGAAAACAGAGTATTTGGGAACAGAGGCGAGTGAGAAATTCCTTTCTGAGCTCATGAATGCTAAAAATTAA